A segment of the Manis javanica isolate MJ-LG chromosome 17, MJ_LKY, whole genome shotgun sequence genome:
GTAATCAGTAATGGGGTTGCTGGCTGCAAACCCAGGTATGCATCCTCTCAGTGCTCCAGCCCTGAAGCCAGACGCTACAACCACGGTGTAGAATCCATTGCCAATCTGAATCCAAACACCACCTAACTGGCTCTAATGCAAGTTCAAGTTTGTGAGTTTGAATGTAAGGTGCAGAAGAACTGTGCCACAGAATTTGAAATGGTATCAACCCTATGCTGTACTATCTCCTAAGGAAAAATAGAGATTGTAAATCTTGAATTATCTTGCCAGAAGAATCTATCCCTAGTGCAAGAGACTACCTGAAATTTATTTATAACATCATTCtatatgtgattattttttctcaaaataattttaaatagcaCAGATTGTACACATTGTAAAATTTTGAATCATTGCTGTTAAGACTACCTATAGGTCCGAGCTATGTGTATCTGAATTTTCACAGATACTACCCTTAAATTTGCTCTGCAGAATTCCTTTGTGTGGATATGCCATACTTTGTATACACATCACCAGGTGAAGAACAACTGAATCGTTTTTAGTTTTTGTCTGTTACGCTTAAAGCTACTATAAACttgcacatacaaaaaaaaaaaccaattcgCTCTGCAGATAGGCAGCCTTGACCACCTCCCCCCACGTGAGGACATGAGAACCCAGGTCCCTTGGGATGAAGTCTGTGTCCAGCACTGATCATGCATCtggcactgttttaagtgctttgtaCATAACCTCACTAAGACGTAGGTACTATTTTTTTCTACCATTTTAATGAATGGACATTTATGTTTGAGGAACATGTAAATGACTTCAAAGAGGCCTGTGAGGGAAGTTCTATCTTCAGTTTTCGTTTCACATAATGGAGGGTAAGACTGCTTTCCTAGAGTCCAAAATTCGGAGGGATGATGCTGCAATTAAAGTTCATGACCTTCCATAGTAGCCAGGGCCAGTGCAGGACCTGGGGCACCTGCTGGAGACCGAGGACACAATGAGGTGCAGAGAGGGGGCTTGGGAGTGACTGGCATGTTCAGCACACAGTGGGCACTCAGTAAATGATTATTTGCCTTCCACCCTCTGACCACCTAGGTTTCCCTTCTGCCACAGGCACAGTGTTGACTACAATACCCAGAAGGCTCTGCACCACGTGGTCGCACCCCTCGGCTAATGATGGCCCAGGATTATGTTTAGGAGACATGATCTGGGGTTCCCTGGGGGAATTGACTGCCAGGAGAGGAAGTGGGCCGCTGTGTACCAGGCTCAGCTTAAATGGCATGTGTCTGCCAGCCTGCTTGTTAGCCATGGAATGACGTGGCAGTcacagggtgggtggggggataATCGGGAGAGAGCGAGGACCCCTGGTGCCACAGTGCCTGATGTCCTCTGTGCCTTTGGGACCTGGGGCAGTGGTGATCAAGGTGGTGTAGACAGGCCGAGTGGGGCACTCAGTCAAGAGGCTTCCTGGACCTTGCTGGCTGTGTCACTGCAGGGCTGTGTGGCCTCTGAGGATGTGTTTGTGTACTTCTCCCGGGAAGAGTGGAGGCTCCTGGATGAGGCTCAGAGGCTCCTGTACCAGGATGTGATGCTGGAGAACTTGGCGCTTTTAGCCTCACTGGGTAAGGCCCTCCCACCAACCCCATTCTCATTGTCCTTTTCCCCAGGGGCTGCTCCGTCCTTCCCGTGGCCAGACCATGGCCACCGCCTCCCCGCCGAGCTTCCTGGAGTGGGTAACGTGGGTGTCGGGCTTGACCTGTACGGTGTGTCCTTGCTCCTTACTGAGCCGCCCGGAAGCCACACAGCCAGGGGTTTGAAGACCACAAGATGTGGTTTTCCCAGTGATCCCATTAGTCTTGCTCATTTCCTGGGCTGGCATAATTGTCTGGAATTATGGCACCTCTGTGCCCGTGGCCCTGCTCCCTTCCTCTAGGGGGCGTTTTCTGGGGCTCAGTTAAATCAGGAGTGATAGGCACTCCCATAGTCACCGCTGTGGGGACCTCTGAGCTGTTCCCGCAAAACcttttgaggttctttttgtgatgattttttttcaccTGTGCTCTGTCATAGGGTGGGTTGCTCTGGGCCAGTTCTGGCCGCTCACCTGTCCTGTGTCTCCCTTAGGAATTGCGTCCTCCAGGTCCCACTTAGTCATGCAGCTGGCGCAAGGGGAGGAGCCCTGGATGCCTGACCAAGTGGATCTGAGtccagcagcagcaggagaggCTCAGAAGGGATCTGGGCCTGGTGAGTGGACACCAGGAAAGGTCATGATGTCCAGGTTGAGTTAAAATACCAGCATTATTGACTGTTCACACCAGTGTTTTGTTTCAAGACTGGTAGCCACACAACACTGCTGCTCAACCCTCCCCATTCTTGACATTGTGACTTACTTTCTGTCTGACTTCCAGCCCCTCGCCgtctcctgtgtctctcacatTTACCTTATACCCTTGTCTGCATTGTTCTGCAACATTGGCCAGCCCTCAATGCGTCATGAGATGTGCATGTATCCTTAAACAGACCTTGCAAACCAGCTGCTCACTTGTACTTGGACTTTCTTGGGCCTGCACACGCCCTTCAGCAGAGCCAGCATCCTACTGGAAGCCTTTTGCTGTACTCCATCCATCCGCATATCCTTGCCTTCAGGAGGCTGCCCCCATTCTGTGAGCTTCAGAGGCCCATTATTGCTTAGCAACCCTTTCTCCCCCCTTGTCCCTGCCTCTCTTGTCTTGGAAACAGTCCCATGGACTTACTCCTGGGTGGGCCATACACACATCACGATGGGGTTGCCCCTCCACTGAAGTCAGCCTGCCTCTCATTGGCACATCTCTGCTTTCAGGCTGTTGGTGTGGAGTGGACAGTAAAGATACATCCTCCGAGCAGACTGTTTCCTCAGAAGGAGTGTCGCAGGTCAGGACTCCTGTGGCAGGCATGAACACCCACCCACATGACATGTCTGGCCCAGTATTGAAAGACAGGTCACTCCTGACCGATTACCAGAGGGGAGAAGCCAGGCATCAGCCACTCACCTGCGGGGCGTGTGGGAAGCAGTTCTGGCCCAGTGATAACTGTCCTCAGCACCAGGAGCAGCGGAGTGCAGAGAGGCCCTTCAGGAAGGACGAGGGCAGGGACTCCCTGAAAAGCTGCAGAACCTACGTGCCAGAGATCTGCACATACGGTGCAGGTGGAGTGGGCTTCCCAGCCACCTCTGGCCTTCCTCAGCACCAGGTTCCCCCTATTAAGATGAAACCCCACAAGAGTACTGAGCTCCTGGGAGTCCTTCACACTGGACAGAGGCGTCACAAGTGCAGTGAGTGTGGGAAGGTGTTCACCCGCAGAGACACACTTACTCAGCACCAGAGAGTCCACACTGGAGAAAGACCTTATGAGTGCAGCACATGTGG
Coding sequences within it:
- the ZNF671 gene encoding zinc finger protein 671 isoform X1, with translation MAAALLRDLAQGCVASEDVFVYFSREEWRLLDEAQRLLYQDVMLENLALLASLGIASSRSHLVMQLAQGEEPWMPDQVDLSPAAAGEAQKGSGPGCWCGVDSKDTSSEQTVSSEGVSQVRTPVAGMNTHPHDMSGPVLKDRSLLTDYQRGEARHQPLTCGACGKQFWPSDNCPQHQEQRSAERPFRKDEGRDSLKSCRTYVPEICTYGAGGVGFPATSGLPQHQVPPIKMKPHKSTELLGVLHTGQRRHKCSECGKVFTRRDTLTQHQRVHTGERPYECSTCGKFFRQSCDLFKHETIHTGERPYKCSDCGKFFRQVSGLIEHRRVHTGERLYQCGNCGKFFSSKSNLVRHQEVHTGARPYMCSECGKEFTRKHTLVLHQRTHTGEKPYECSECGKAFSQSSHLNVHWRIHSNDYECSKCGKAFSCISKLIQHQKVHSGENPYECSKCGKAFTQRPNLVRHWKIHTGVRPYVCSECGKEFNRKHTLILHQKIHTGKKS